Proteins co-encoded in one Osmerus mordax isolate fOsmMor3 chromosome 11, fOsmMor3.pri, whole genome shotgun sequence genomic window:
- the LOC136952202 gene encoding myelin protein zero-like protein 2 isoform X2, translating to MSSSDVEAVNGTNVRLKCTFTSTSPIHPAALTISWSFRPLQPGREESVFYFHDKPYPPPEGRFRKRVEWAGDIMGRDASIVLREVKFTYNGTYVCQVKNPPDVHGNAGEVHLHVVTTASFSEIAILAASIGGAVVVLVIILITVVSVKRCRKERPEGLEEVPGGERKDPTVCNPARAVHLYMPEKEYEIDSSDGMISDASTKDPSSSEDEEQDSDDAGGDDSD from the exons ATGTCGTCTTCGGATGTCGAGGCAGTGAACGGAACTAACGTGCGGCTCAAGTGCACGTTCACCAGCACCTCGCCCATCCACCCGGCCGCCCTCACCATCTCCTGGAGCTTCAGGCCTCTCCAACCCGGGCGAGAGGAGTCt GTGTTCTACTTCCATGACAAGCCCTACCCGCCTCCGGAGGGGCGGTTTCGTAAGCGGGTGGAGTGGGCGGGGGACATCATGGGGCGCGACGCCTCAATTGTGCTGCGAGAGGTCAAGTTCACCTACAACGGAACCTACGTCTGTCAGGTGAAGAACCCACCGGACGTCCACGGCAATGCAGGGGAGGTCCACCTTCACGTTGTGACTACAG CTTCCTTCTCGGAGATTGCTATCCTGGCTGCATCCATTGGGGGCGCCGTTGTGGTTCTTGTCATCATCCTTATCACCGTAGTTTCTGTGAAGCGCTGCAGGAAAGAAAGGCCGGAAGGCTTAGAGGAGGTGcccggaggagagagaaaagacccTACCGTGTG CAACCCTGCAAGGGCTGTCCATTTGTATATGCCAGAGAAGGAGTATGAGATTGACAGCTCAGATGGTATGATATCTGACGCCAGCACTAAAGACCCCAGCTCCTCCGAAGACGAGGAACAGGACTCTGATGATGCGGGGGGAGATGACAGTGACTGA
- the LOC136952202 gene encoding myelin protein zero-like protein 2 isoform X1: MCVKRFYFFAVLSGLAASGVLQVNGIKVYMSSSDVEAVNGTNVRLKCTFTSTSPIHPAALTISWSFRPLQPGREESVFYFHDKPYPPPEGRFRKRVEWAGDIMGRDASIVLREVKFTYNGTYVCQVKNPPDVHGNAGEVHLHVVTTASFSEIAILAASIGGAVVVLVIILITVVSVKRCRKERPEGLEEVPGGERKDPTVCNPARAVHLYMPEKEYEIDSSDGMISDASTKDPSSSEDEEQDSDDAGGDDSD, translated from the exons GCGTGCTGCAAGTCAACGGGATAAAGGTCTACATGTCGTCTTCGGATGTCGAGGCAGTGAACGGAACTAACGTGCGGCTCAAGTGCACGTTCACCAGCACCTCGCCCATCCACCCGGCCGCCCTCACCATCTCCTGGAGCTTCAGGCCTCTCCAACCCGGGCGAGAGGAGTCt GTGTTCTACTTCCATGACAAGCCCTACCCGCCTCCGGAGGGGCGGTTTCGTAAGCGGGTGGAGTGGGCGGGGGACATCATGGGGCGCGACGCCTCAATTGTGCTGCGAGAGGTCAAGTTCACCTACAACGGAACCTACGTCTGTCAGGTGAAGAACCCACCGGACGTCCACGGCAATGCAGGGGAGGTCCACCTTCACGTTGTGACTACAG CTTCCTTCTCGGAGATTGCTATCCTGGCTGCATCCATTGGGGGCGCCGTTGTGGTTCTTGTCATCATCCTTATCACCGTAGTTTCTGTGAAGCGCTGCAGGAAAGAAAGGCCGGAAGGCTTAGAGGAGGTGcccggaggagagagaaaagacccTACCGTGTG CAACCCTGCAAGGGCTGTCCATTTGTATATGCCAGAGAAGGAGTATGAGATTGACAGCTCAGATGGTATGATATCTGACGCCAGCACTAAAGACCCCAGCTCCTCCGAAGACGAGGAACAGGACTCTGATGATGCGGGGGGAGATGACAGTGACTGA